The Phragmites australis chromosome 1, lpPhrAust1.1, whole genome shotgun sequence genomic interval TTTCCTCTTGAAATATCAGTGTAGGAGCTCGCCCGCTGTAAGAACAAACCATCCTCCAACGCATCTCCTTGAGTAGATGGATTTCCCCTCCTTGTTGTCGATTTATCGTTGCTTGGGCCACACTCCCTTTGTCGCGTAGActgtttcccccccccccccccctcctcgaCTCCAGGCCTGACGCTTCCGACTGGTCCATGGGACTAACCGTCCGACTAATCGATCTTACCGCCGCTGTTAGTCTGTAAATGATCCTtccagaaaggaaaaaaaaagacccAAGCCTAGCTTAGCAATGATAACAAGAACAAGAGAGCAAGAGAGCCGAACGTGACGACAAATCGCTCGCGCCTTCCTTCATATCAGCCGCAACCACCAGCGAGAGTTTTAGCAGCTGACCCCACGCCACAGCAACGCAATGGCCGGCGGCGACCGCGGCTCGTCCGAGGCCGAGGCGGAGCTCCGCCGGGGCTTCGAGACCCTCGCCGTGTCGCGGCCGGACCCCTCCGCCATGGTCTACGAGATCCGCCTCAACCGCCCCGCCCAGCGCAACGCGCTCAGCCCGGCGGCCTTCGCGGAGATCCCCCGCGCCATGGCGCTCCTCGACCGCCTCCCCTCCGCGCGCGCCGTCGTGCTCTCCGCCGCGGGCCCCCACTTCTGCTCGGGCATCGAGCTCGGGGGCCCCGGGAATCCGCTCGCCGCCGACTCCAAGGGCGCCGaccccgcggccgcggccgaggGCCTTCGCCGCAAGATCCTCGAGATGCAGGCGGCGCTGACGGCGCTCGAGCAGTGCCGGAAGCCGGTCATCGCGGCCGTGCACGGCGCctgcgtcggcggcggcgtcgaCATCGTCGCCGCCTGCGACATACGGTACTGCTCCAGGGACGCCACGTTCGTGGTCAAGGAGGTGGACATGGCCATCGTCGCCGATCTCGGCACGCTGCAGCGCCTCCCGCGGATCATTGGGTACGGCAACGCTGCCGAACTCGCGCTCACCGGGCGCAAGATCACCGCCATGGAGGCCAAGGAGATGGGGCTGGTGAGCAGGGTGTTCAATTCCAAAGAAGAATTGGATGCCGGCGTTGCAAAGATCGCCAAAGGTATAAAGATCTCTATCTGTTCTTACTTTAGATACAAGTTATTATGGTTGTTGTCGTGCTACTCCTGTTAAAATGTGTTAGATGTACTATACAATTCGAACTGACTGTTATGAAGCTCTAAACTTTACTAGGAGTTGAAATGCATTTGGATCCTTATGTAGTCCATCATGTGTATAGAACTGACAGCAACAAACTACAAAAGACCAAAAAAGGGTATCTAACGGTGCTTTGTTGAcatatcttttatttttgtgcTCTAGTAGATGTACCTAGGATTGACAGCCCTTTTGACAACTTTTGTAGCATCGGTACGTCACATTGAATATAATCGCTGACTTCCTGGTATAATCATGTGATTTAGCTTTAACTAGGTTTCTAGGACTTTCATGCCCCTGGAATTCATATAGGTCCATCTCTAGTCCCATTCTCTGCCTCCTTGAATTTGTATTAGTGTGTCGAAGGGGCACCCATGTGGCCTAGTGGTTGTGGTGGTTCAGTGATTGCGGCCATAAATTGAGGAGCTCATTCCCCTTCTATAATGCGAAGATATATAGTTCTTCTACTTATTCTCGGTTTTGTGttagtatgttttttttttgtgtattAGTGGTTTTTTTAGTTCATCTTACTTAGCTTAAACTGCAAATTGTCTTGAGCTCACTCATGCATGACCAGTTAT includes:
- the LOC133927697 gene encoding delta(3,5)-Delta(2,4)-dienoyl-CoA isomerase, peroxisomal-like; translated protein: MAGGDRGSSEAEAELRRGFETLAVSRPDPSAMVYEIRLNRPAQRNALSPAAFAEIPRAMALLDRLPSARAVVLSAAGPHFCSGIELGGPGNPLAADSKGADPAAAAEGLRRKILEMQAALTALEQCRKPVIAAVHGACVGGGVDIVAACDIRYCSRDATFVVKEVDMAIVADLGTLQRLPRIIGYGNAAELALTGRKITAMEAKEMGLVSRVFNSKEELDAGVAKIAKEITEKSAWAVMGTKAVLLRSRDVTVEQGLEHVATWNAAMLRSNDLKEAIRAFLEKRKPVFSKL